A genomic window from Pyxicephalus adspersus chromosome 2, UCB_Pads_2.0, whole genome shotgun sequence includes:
- the RXYLT1 gene encoding ribitol-5-phosphate xylosyltransferase 1 translates to MRITRKRLCYSLLVLYCAFSFYAAYNVFFKSPQVSRVHRVVSRKEDSRGSIYLNNELWNPWEESEKINKAPQVQKVSDKWKNLLKHESQQEPAKLQVQIWSKAAIGHYLWQHVFEGQLEPSDVNAQWREGKLRTGKTEFSFITGSAVAPGYFSVETVNVVLVLNGREEVKISFATQWLQYAQTLVKNHKLHHVAVVMLGNEQCNNDWILPYLKENGGFVELLFLVYDSPWINEESVFQWPLGVATYRNFPVVDPTWSLVHDSRPYLCNFLGTVYDNSSREILMEVIRKEGLDQLCWISTRNQWQPQETNESFKSYNDALLQSDLTLSPVGINTECYRIYEACSYGSVPVVEDVMTPGTCGNSSVHNNGPLWLLKSFGAPFVFLKSWKELPAIINKEKNMSLQEKIQRRKKILEWYRQFKLKLQRKFIETLEKTFLHSDT, encoded by the exons ATGAGAATCACCCGTAAGAGGTTGTGTTATAGCCTGCTGGTCCTGTACTGCGCCTTCTCCTTCTATGCCGCCTATAATGTCTTCTTCAAATCTCCTCAGGTGTCCCGGGTACACAGAGTGGTGAGCAGGAAGGAGGACAGCAGAG GCTCCATCTACTTGAATAATGAACTTTGGAATCCTTGGGAGGAAAGTGAAAAGATCAACAAAGCTCCCCAAGTGCAGAAAGTAAGCGATAAATGGAAAAACTTATTAAAGCATGAATCCCAACAAGAACCTGCTAAGCTACAAGTACAAATCTGGAGCAAGGCTGCTATTG gaCACTACCTGTGGCAGCATGTTTTTGAAGGGCAACTGGAGCCTTCTGATGTCAATGCTCAGTGGAGGGAAGGCAAACTGAGAACAGGAAAAACAGAATTCAG cttTATCACTGGGTCTGCTGTTGCTCCTGGATATTTCTCCGTGGAAACAGTGAATGTTGTTCTTGTTCTGAATGGCAGAGAGGAAGTAAAGATATCTTTTGCTACTCAGTGGTTGCAATATGCTCAGACATTGGTTAAAAATCACAAACTGCACCATGTCGCTGTTGTCATGCTGGGGAATGAACAGTGCAATAATGACTGGATTCTTCCATATTTAAAGGAGAATGGAGGCTTTGTGGAACTTCTGTTCCTTGTCTATGACAGCCCTTGGATTAATGAAGAAAGTGTTTTTCAGTGGCCTCTAGGGGTTGCTAC TTATCGAAATTTTCCAGTTGTTGATCCCACTTGGTCATTGGTTCATGATTCCCGGCCATACCTGTGCAACTTTCTGGGAACTGTATACGACAACTCATCCAGGGAGATTCTTATGGAGGTTATAAGGAAGGAGGGACTTGATCAGTTGTGTTGGATCTCAACTAGAAACCA GTGGCAACCACAAGAGACAAATGAGAGTTTTAAAAGTTACAACGATGCCCTGCTGCAGAGTGACCTTACGTTAAGCCCAGTAGGAATAAACACAGAGTGCTATAGAATTTATGAGGCTTGCTCTTACGGCTCTGTTCCCGTTGTAGAAGATGTGATGACACCAGGGACCTGCGGAAACTCTTCTGTGCACAATAATGGTCCTTTGTGGTTATTAAAGTCGTTTGGAGCGCCATTTGTTTTCCTCAAGTCTTGGAAAGAGCTTCCCGctattataaataaagaaaagaacatgAGTTTACAAGAGAAAatccagaggagaaaaaaaattctagaatGGTACAGGcagtttaaattaaaactgcAACGGAAGTTTATTGAAACTCTTGAGAAGACTTTTCTGCATAGTGACACGTGA